In Phlebotomus papatasi isolate M1 chromosome 1, Ppap_2.1, whole genome shotgun sequence, the following proteins share a genomic window:
- the LOC129798774 gene encoding microphthalmia-associated transcription factor-like yields MKVSLVVKKLPRKQDMNLPCHSSVSSIINLSKIPRKCANSRNLRNPRKRSAKNDTFEEIRCQNDDLSSSCEETETKKRQRKNAHNLIERRRRIQINDRINELATLLPKVSEPFGQIIDIHCSDKSGILKSTVEYIKCLKKEVQKLQTKVKQFRDLEKTNSDLVKRIKELEEMPGPFDCDFDLANICLEDIFDDWPHNQIDLLANTSQTDLSSNSSFMSQQGDEGSPISVLSPFHIQSSPTIFSDLHPSLLESATNILNPELFTDQSGDSSNSQ; encoded by the exons ATGAAAGTGTCATTAGTTGTTAAGAAACTTCCACGGAAGCAAGACATGAATTTACCTTGCCATTCATCAGTTTCGAGTATAATTAATCTT TCTAAAATCCCGAGAAAATGTGCCAATTCACGAAATTTACGCAATCCCCGTAAGAGGTCTGCTAAAAACGACACCTTCGAGGAGATTAGGTGCCAAAACGACGATTTAAGTTCATCGTGTGAAGAAACAGAGACCAAAAAGCGCCAGAGGAAGAATGCTCACAATTTGA TTGAGAGACGTCGTCGAATTCAAATAAATGATCGCATTAATGAGCTTGCGACCCTGCTACCGAAAGTCTCGGAACCATTTGGCCAGATAATTGATATACACTGTTCAGATAAAAGTGGAATTCTTAAATCAACCGTGGAATACATTAAATGTCTCAAAAAGGAAGTGCAAAAACTTCAGACAAAGGTAAAGCAATTCCGTGATTTGGAAAAGACAAACAGCGATCTTGTAAAACGTATTAAG GAGCTCGAAGAGATGCCTGGTCCATTTGATTGTGATTTTGATTTGGCAAACATTTGTCTCGAAGACATCTTCGACGATTGGCCACATAATCAAATTGACCTTTTG GCGAACACATCTCAAACGGACCTCAGCAGCAACTCATCTTTCATGAGTCAGCAAGGAGATGAGGGTAGTCCTATCTCTGTACTATCTCCATTCCACATTCAATCAAGTCCAACAATTTTTTCCGATTTACATCCGTCTCTCTTGGAATCTGCCACAAATATTCTCAATCCGGAGCTATTCACAGACCAATCTGGTGATTCAAGTAACTCACAATGA